In the genome of Abyssalbus ytuae, the window AAATTGAAATTGTTAACAGGGGAAACAAATAAATAATAACAAACCCTAAATCTAAATTCCCTGATTGAAGATTGACCGGGTTAATTAAATCCGTATCATATTTTTGTCCTTCCAGGTTCAAAATTTTAGTCAACTGCACAGTAGGATTCACATCACTTTGCCCAATAGACAATCCAGCCAAAGTAGAAGGCTTATTTATAAATGTGAATTTTAGATAATACAGTAATAACCCTAAATCATTACCATGAAAATCAACATTTTTTTGAATATGATTTTCCTGGTAAGCCGTTATTTCATCAATTGCCTTTTCTTGCCTGGAAAGGAACTGTTTGCCAATAAAAATGCTCACTACACCTAATGTTATAATAAGTATAAAACTTAAAATAACGGTTCGCGACCTTAAAAACTGAGTCATTAAAAGTGAAAACATAGTTTAAATTGCTTTTGCTTTTTTTGTTAGATAGTTTATTAGTATAGCAGATATAAATACCCACATCAATAAGGATACTATGGCAAATAATTCTCTTGACAATGACTTTTTTATTGATGAGAACTTATATGCGAAATCCGGAAATTCTTCCCAATGCTCATGGTCCACTACATGAAGTTTGCCTTCAGAGCCACTAACCTTTTCCGGGTTTATATATTCCATTTGCAATTCATTCATTTCCTGGGCTAAATCATAACGGTATTTTTCAGCCTGTTTTTGAAAATCAACATAACTTTCATAATCCGTTCCTGATAATGCCATAGAAAGATTTTTTATAGAAATAAATGGATCCAGCAAAGATGTAAATCTGCTAAAGCTGTTTTGTTGTTGATAGATATTCACTAACCTGTTGTAATGCTTATTGTAAATTTCAGAACTGGTTTTTTCTCCTACACCCATTACATAACCACCATAATTAAACGGCAAATCTTCAACTCTTTCCACATTATGGGCAGCAAGTACAGAATCGCGTAATTTTGCATAATAAGGATCATCAGGATTATGACTATTTCCAATTTGGGAGACATCTTTTTCAATGGCTGCCTGAAACTCTGATTTTGAAGGTGTACTGAAAAAATAATTACCAAGAGCCTGGGAAGTTTTAGGTAATAAAACTACCATTACCAACCATATTCCCAATAATTTGAGCAGTGCATTTTTAGAGGTTTTACTACTTGCCGAAACAATAATGGTAAACATTGATAAAATGGCCAAAAAGACTAAATACGAAAACATAAGAATAACAAAACGTATCCAGGAATGTGAACTATTTAAAATGCTTTTATCTAAAAAGAGAAAAGCACAAGTAATTAACAGAACAGGGAAAAAGAAAATTAAAATTACACCAAACAAACCCAATGAATTGCCTAACAATATACTTTTCCATGAAGCCCCCTGAGTTATCAATATTTTTAAAGATCCGTTTTCACGTTCTGAAACTATTGCAGAAAAGCCTATAAAAAATACAATCAACGGCAATACAATTTGTAATATCATAGCCATGCTTAACTCCCCAAAACGTAGCATACCAGTTGAAAAGCTGGCATCGGAAAAATTAACACTATTTTGTTTGTGGGCTTCTAAGAAAACCGCATTTCCGGTAAAGCTTTCAATTCCGTAATCAAACATGCTTAAAGGATGTTTTAATCGAAAGGCGAAAGTTCCAAAATGAGCCATCCTGTGTGGATGTTTATCAGGGTTTGCTTCCCAGCTTTCCCTTGCTTTTTGTTGATGTTCTATGCGAATGGTATTTTGCTGCTCATAATTTTTAGCTCCACTTACAGCGGCATAAACTGTTAGCAAAACAAAAATTACAAACATCACATAGATGATGGCCGATTTGAATGCATTGCGCCAAAAATTTTTGGCAAACAAAATGATATTGTTCGGTTTCATTTTACTTAAAATTTATAAGTTGCATTTAGCAGTATGTTTCTGGGAGATCCCGGTGCTAACCGGAAAGAACTCAACGCTCCGGCCCAATATGTTTTATCAAAAATATTGTTCACTTTTAAGGTCAATTGTATGTTTGTGTTAGCCGGCTTATAATAAACTGCACCATCAAAAACTGTGTACTCAGGCAACAACAAACGGTCGGAATACCAAGAATATTTATCACCACTATACTGTAATCCCAACCCAACACCCAAACCTTTTAATGTGCTTCCCAAAACATCATATCTTCCCCAAAAATTGGCACTGTGCTTTGGTGTTCCTCCTACCCGCTCTCCAATTAAAGACTCATCATCATCTTCTACTATTTCGGCATCGGTAAATGCATAAGATGCTATCACTTGAAAATTGGGTAAAATGTAACCTGTAAAATCTGTTTCAAAGCCCTTGCTTCGTTGTTCTCCTCTTGCAGTTAAATTTTCTATATCATAAGTATCCCCCATCAATAAATTTTTCTGGGTAATATCAAATACAGCCATATTTAAAATTGCTTTACCGTTTAAAAACTCTGCTTTTATACCAATCTCTTTTAAATTACTTTCTAACGGATCAAAAACTGCCGGGGAGGCTGCCCAGAAAAAACCCTCTGTGGCAGGGGATAACGAAACGGTGTTTGATTGGGGTTGAAAACCTTCTAAATAGGTAGTATAAACACTAACATTATCAGTAACGGCATAGGTTAACCCTATTCTGGGAATAAAGGCTTCATTTTTAAATTCCTGTTCATCGCCTTTATAATCAAAAATATCTGTAAACCACTCATATCTTAAGTTTACCAATGCTGAAAACTTACCAAATTTGAATTGATTTTGAACATAAATACCACTGGAGGCAGATAAATTGGCTGGTATTTCAAATTCAGAAATGGTATAATCTTTAGTAACCCTGATACCGTTAGAAGGGTTTTCCAAATCAAAGTGAGGTACATTAGGTTTGGGCATAACCACCCCATCCACCTCTATCGTTTGAAATTCATCGGCATTATCCGGATTAAAATTAGCAACCGACCCATCTAATTTTAAATAACGACGAGCAGTATTTTGCCCTCCTCCGATAGTACGCTCCCACCTGCTTCCGTCATATCCTACTAATAACTTATTGGAAGTTTTATCACTTTTAAAATCAATATTAAAAAAAGCACTGAAATTATCCGTATCCCAAAATTGCTCACGTTCTACATAACGCATTGCCGCTAAAGTAGGGATGGCATTTCCATCAATATCCACAGCTGCACTATTTTCAGTTCTATGTTCTGCCAAATCTTCATTCCATGTTTGTTTCATGTAGGATATATTAAAACCAAAATTATCAGTGAACGCTTTCGAAAAATTGGTCATCACAATTAACTCTTTTGATTTAAAGTAATCATTTGAAGCAC includes:
- a CDS encoding ABC transporter permease; translated protein: MKPNNIILFAKNFWRNAFKSAIIYVMFVIFVLLTVYAAVSGAKNYEQQNTIRIEHQQKARESWEANPDKHPHRMAHFGTFAFRLKHPLSMFDYGIESFTGNAVFLEAHKQNSVNFSDASFSTGMLRFGELSMAMILQIVLPLIVFFIGFSAIVSERENGSLKILITQGASWKSILLGNSLGLFGVILIFFFPVLLITCAFLFLDKSILNSSHSWIRFVILMFSYLVFLAILSMFTIIVSASSKTSKNALLKLLGIWLVMVVLLPKTSQALGNYFFSTPSKSEFQAAIEKDVSQIGNSHNPDDPYYAKLRDSVLAAHNVERVEDLPFNYGGYVMGVGEKTSSEIYNKHYNRLVNIYQQQNSFSRFTSLLDPFISIKNLSMALSGTDYESYVDFQKQAEKYRYDLAQEMNELQMEYINPEKVSGSEGKLHVVDHEHWEEFPDFAYKFSSIKKSLSRELFAIVSLLMWVFISAILINYLTKKAKAI
- a CDS encoding TonB-dependent siderophore receptor; this translates as MIINKLIYTISLFILCGFSYAQERITGKVVTQEGNSIVGATVSLSNDITKIGELTNKEGEFELYTEKGSYTFEVRFLGYKTHTKTVDITSTYNLGTITLIEAPEELQSVEIIGRARSDYKSDYSFSATKVAINNKELPQAIATVTKELISDRQAFQLADAVKTVSSVTSTGNYNHFNIRGITQADDGQVLNGMRTRQYYFLQPITSHIERVEVIKGPASVTFSSVDPGGTVNMVTKKPLSEKRNEASVSTGSFGTIRATADFTGPLNQSKTLLYRFNAAFQEAKSFRDLVQNNALLITPSISYIPNSTTALNAEIIYSNGVGNLDRGQPIFGRINGEYDLNSTPISLNIGASNDYFKSKELIVMTNFSKAFTDNFGFNISYMKQTWNEDLAEHRTENSAAVDIDGNAIPTLAAMRYVEREQFWDTDNFSAFFNIDFKSDKTSNKLLVGYDGSRWERTIGGGQNTARRYLKLDGSVANFNPDNADEFQTIEVDGVVMPKPNVPHFDLENPSNGIRVTKDYTISEFEIPANLSASSGIYVQNQFKFGKFSALVNLRYEWFTDIFDYKGDEQEFKNEAFIPRIGLTYAVTDNVSVYTTYLEGFQPQSNTVSLSPATEGFFWAASPAVFDPLESNLKEIGIKAEFLNGKAILNMAVFDITQKNLLMGDTYDIENLTARGEQRSKGFETDFTGYILPNFQVIASYAFTDAEIVEDDDESLIGERVGGTPKHSANFWGRYDVLGSTLKGLGVGLGLQYSGDKYSWYSDRLLLPEYTVFDGAVYYKPANTNIQLTLKVNNIFDKTYWAGALSSFRLAPGSPRNILLNATYKF